Within Gemmatimonadetes bacterium SCN 70-22, the genomic segment CGGAAGTAGGCCAGCGCGTCCTGGTCGCGCCCCTTCCCCTCCACCTTCCCCGCCAGCTGCAGCAGGAGGTTGGCCTGCCCGATCAGGTCGAGGGCGATGTTCGAGAGGGCGATGTCCTCCTCGAGGATCGGCCCGTGCCCGCACCACTCCGACACCCGGTGCCCGAGGATGAGCCGGTCATCCCCGAGGCGGAGGAGATAGGTGAAGAAGTCCTGCCGAGTCTGTTCGTCCACGGTGCCGTTCCTCTCGTCTTCTCGTCTTCTCGTCTTCTCAGAAGACGCGTACCCCGCGCGGGGTCTTGTAGAACTGCGGGTGGCGATACGCCTTGTCGTTGGCCGGGTCGAAGAACGGCCCCATGTCCTCGGGCGTGGAAGCGACGATCGTGATGCTGGGAACGACCCAGATCGAGACCGCCTCGTTGCGCCGGGAATAGACGTCGCGCGCATTCTGCAGCGCCTGCTCGGCGTCGGCGGCGTGGACGCTCCCGGCGTGCTGGTGCGGGTCGCCCGCCCGTTCCTGGGTGAAGACTTCCCACAGCGGCCACTGGCTGTCGGTGGCGCGCGCCGGGGCGTCGGCGGAAACACTGGTCATGGCTGTCATCCTCGTGCCGGATCGTTAGGCGGCGACCGCGGGACGCGCGGCGCGCTGCTTGGCGGCATGGGCCTCGGCCGCCTCGCGCACCCAGGCCCCCGCCTCGTGCGCCGCGCGGCGGGCGGCCACGCGCTCCCGGTTGCACGGCCCGTCGCCCTTCACCACCGCCCAGAACTCCGCCCAGTCGATCTCCCCGTGCACCCAGTTCCCGGTCGCCTCGTCGTACCGCAGCACCGGGTCCGGGAAGGTGAGCCCCACCGCCTGCGCCTGCGGGACCGTCAGGTTCACGAAGCGCTGGCGCAGCTCGTCGTTGGTCTTCCGCTTCACCCCCCACTTGAGCAGCTCGGCCGTGTTGGGCGAGTCCTTGTCGCTCGGCCCGAACATCATCAGGGTGGGCCACCACCAGCGGTTGAGCGCGTCCTGCACCATCGCCTTCTGCTCCGGCGTCCCCGCGGCGAGCGTGGCGACGATCTCATAGCCCTGCCGCTTGTGGAAGTTCTCCTCCTTGCAGATCCGGACCATCGCCCGCGCATACGGGCCGTACGAGGTCTTGGCCAGCGTCGTCTGGTTCACGATCGCCGCCCCGTCCACCAGCCAGCCGATGATCCCGATGTCGGCCCACGACAGCGTGGGATAGTTGAAGATCGACGAGTACTTGGCCGTCCCGTTGTGCAGCTGCTCCAGCAGCTCGCTCCGGTCGACGCCCAGCGTCTCCGTCCCGCAGTAGATGTACAGGCCATGCCCCGCCTCGTCCTGCACCTTGGCGATGAGCGTCATCTTGCGCCGCAGCGACGGGGCGCGCGTGATCCAGTTCCCCTCCGGGAGCATCCCCACCGTCTCCGAGTGCGCGTGCTGCGACATCATCCGGATGAGCTGCTGCCGGTAGCGCAGCGGCATCCAGTCCTTGGGCTCGATGACCTCGCCGCGGGCGATGCGGGCCTCGAAGGCGGCCAGGCGGGCGGCGTCCTCTCCCGTGGGGGCGGTGGTCTGCGTCATGGATTCTGCTCCTGCGCGTCGCGTGAATCGAATCGGACCAATGAGGTCATACACCAGCGCCCCGGCCCGGCACGGTCGCGGGGCGGCCTCGGGGACAGCGCGTCCCTGAAGTATCTCCGCATCTCCAACCACAACAAAGTCTTGCGCGAGCCGATGGCCGGTATTAGGACTGGCCAGTCCGATCGAATGGGACATGGGGGAACACGCCATCGGCGACATCGGGCGCCACCACGATGCGCGCCGA encodes:
- a CDS encoding 1,2-phenylacetyl-CoA epoxidase subunit A, with the protein product MTQTTAPTGEDAARLAAFEARIARGEVIEPKDWMPLRYRQQLIRMMSQHAHSETVGMLPEGNWITRAPSLRRKMTLIAKVQDEAGHGLYIYCGTETLGVDRSELLEQLHNGTAKYSSIFNYPTLSWADIGIIGWLVDGAAIVNQTTLAKTSYGPYARAMVRICKEENFHKRQGYEIVATLAAGTPEQKAMVQDALNRWWWPTLMMFGPSDKDSPNTAELLKWGVKRKTNDELRQRFVNLTVPQAQAVGLTFPDPVLRYDEATGNWVHGEIDWAEFWAVVKGDGPCNRERVAARRAAHEAGAWVREAAEAHAAKQRAARPAVAA
- a CDS encoding 1,2-phenylacetyl-CoA epoxidase subunit B; translated protein: MTSVSADAPARATDSQWPLWEVFTQERAGDPHQHAGSVHAADAEQALQNARDVYSRRNEAVSIWVVPSITIVASTPEDMGPFFDPANDKAYRHPQFYKTPRGVRVF